From the Primulina tabacum isolate GXHZ01 chromosome 15, ASM2559414v2, whole genome shotgun sequence genome, one window contains:
- the LOC142527922 gene encoding U-box domain-containing protein 26-like — MPVGLEPLDVGVQIPSYFRCPISLELMSDPVTVCTGQTYDRSSIESWVATGNTTCPVTRVLLTDFTLIPNHTLRRLIQDWCVANRSFGVERIPTPKQPADPDLVRSLLNQASSGSAAFGVRVSALRKLGGLARDSEKNRVVIAASNAREVLLYMVFANVRSDLSELSHESLAVLSMFTLSEAECTYVAADSSQFGYLVNLLFHSSIEVRVNSAAIVENVVARIRSPELRSQISSSGEVFEGIIAILTHPRAYPRALKIGIKALFALCLVKQHRHKAVAAGAVDVLVDKLAVFEKCDAERALATVELLCRVPSGCAAFASHEMAVQFLVKIILKISVRATEYATGALLSLCSASERAQNDAVASGVLTQLVMLVQSDCTARAKRKAQMLLKLLRDSWPDDSIANSDTFPGSDVAQL, encoded by the coding sequence ATGCCTGTTGGTTTGGAGCCGTTGGATGTAGGCGTGCAGATTCCGTCTTACTTCAGGTGCCCGATTTCTTTAGAGCTGATGAGTGACCCGGTTACCGTTTGTACAGGTCAGACGTACGACCGTTCAAGCATTGAATCATGGGTGGCAACCGGGAATACGACGTGTCCGGTTACCCGGGTTCTGCTAACGGATTTCACGCTTATTCCGAATCATACTCTCCGGCGGTTGATTCAGGATTGGTGTGTGGCGAACCGGTCCTTTGGAGTGGAGCGGATACCCACTCCGAAGCAGCCTGCGGACCCGGATTTGGTTCGGTCTTTGCTGAACCAGGCGTCGTCCGGATCGGCGGCGTTTGGAGTGAGGGTTTCTGCTTTGAGGAAGCTCGGAGGACTCGCTCGTGACTCGGAGAAGAATCGGGTGGTTATTGCTGCTAGTAATGCTCGGGAGGTTTTGCTTTATATGGTGTTTGCCAATGTTCGGTCGGATTTATCGGAATTGAGTCACGAATCGCTCGCGGTTCTGTCGATGTTCACATTATCGGAGGCGGAGTGTACGTACGTGGCAGCGGATTCGAGTCAGTTTGGATACCTGGTGAATCTACTGTTCCATTCATCGATTGAAGTTCGAGTAAACTCGGCGGCCATTGTAGAGAATGTCGTGGCAAGGATAAGATCGCCGGAGCTCCGATCTCAAATCAGCAGCTCAGGAGAGGTGTTTGAAGGCATTATCGCTATTTTAACTCATCCACGAGCGTATCCCAGGGCGCTTAAGATCGGAATCAAAGCATTGTTCGCTTTGTGCCTGGTGAAGCAGCACCGCCACAAGGCGGTGGCAGCTGGTGCAGTGGACGTTCTGGTAGACAAGCTGGCGGTGTTCGAGAAATGCGACGCGGAGAGAGCGCTGGCTACGGTCGAGCTCCTCTGCCGTGTCCCGTCCGGCTGTGCCGCGTTTGCGTCGCATGAGATGGCGGTGCAGTTTCTGGTGAAGATTATACTGAAGATCTCCGTCCGCGCCACAGAGTACGCCACCGGGGCCCTACTGTCGCTGTGCTCGGCGTCGGAGAGAGCTCAAAACGACGCCGTGGCTTCCGGCGTGTTGACCCAGCTGGTGATGTTGGTCCAGAGCGATTGCACGGCGAGGGCGAAGCGTAAAGCTCAGATGCTGCTCAAGTTACTGCGCGACTCATGGCCCGATGATTCCATCGCCAACTCGGATACTTTTCCCGGAAGCGACGTCGCACAGCTATGA